Sequence from the Curtobacterium sp. MCLR17_007 genome:
ACGCGGCAAGCGCCACGACTTCGACCCCGTCGGGATCGCCCTGCTGGGCGCGGCGGTCGTCGCCCTGCTGCTGCCGTTCGTGCAGTCCGAGGTCTGGAAGAGCGGCACGAAGTGGTGGCTCATCGTCGTCGCCGTCGTGCTCGCCGTGGCCTTCGTGCTGTGGGAGCGCCGGTACTCGCGCACGAAGGAGCCCGTGGTCGACCTCGGCCTGTTCCGCCGCCGGTCCTTCTCGCTCGGTGTCGGTCTGGCCACGCTCTACTTCGCCGGGTTCACGCCGTTGTTCTTCGTCCTGACCCTGACCCTGCAGTCGGGCCTGCACTACTCGGCGCTGCTCGCCGGCGCCACGTCGGTGCCGTTCGCGGTCGGTTCGGGCATCGCCTCGACGATCGGCGGCCGGATCGTGCACCGGTTCGGACGGCAGCTCATCGTCATCGGGACGATCCTGGTGCTCATCGGCCTGGGTGCGGTGGTGTGGGTCGTGTCGAACCACTACGGACCGGACCTGGGGTGGTGGCTCATCGCGCCGCTGCTCGTCGCGGGCATCGGCTCCGGCCTGACCATCTCGCCGAACCAGACCCTGACGCTGTCCGAGGTCCCGGTCGAACAGGGCGGGTCGGCCGGTGGGCTGATCCAGGTCGGCGCGCGCGTCGGGTCGGCGATCGGGATCGCGGCCGTCGGCAGCGTGTTCTACGCGGCGCTGGCCAGTTCGGACGGCGACCACACGACCGGGCTGCCGCTCGGGCTCGGGGTGTCGCTGGCGTTCGTCGGCGCCGCGCTCGTCGCCGGGCTGGTCGACGTGCTGGTCGGCCGCGCCCACGGCACGCAGGCGACGGTCTGACGCCCGTCCCCACGCGCGAGAGCGACAGTTCCCCGCCGATGATCGGCCGGGATCTGTCGCTTCTGCGCTGACGAGGGGTGCGGGCAGGCGCGATAGGTCGCCCCGGTGGAGCACTGCCGGTGCGCTGACGGACGGGAGGCCCGGTGCCAGCTGGCACCGGGCCTCCCGTCCGTCGGTCCCCACGTCGTCACGTGACCCGGCCCCGCCCGGGCGCGCACGTCACGCAGGTGGCCGCGCCGTCGGTGGCCGCCGACATGCTGGGGGCATGACCGATCCGTACCGACTCGTGCCGACCGCTCCCCCGCTCGACGACTACCTCCGGCTCCGGACCGACTCCGGACTCTCGCCGCGGAACGCCGGACAGGGGGCAGGAGCGATCACCGGCAGCTGGTCGTTCTGCCACGTGGTCGACGCGGTCGGCCGACCGGTGGCGATGGGCCGCACGATCGGCGACGGCGGGTGGTACTTCCACATCGCCGACATCGCGACCGACCCGGCGCACCAGCGGCGCGGCCTGGGTCGTCAGGTGGTGACGTGGCTGCTCGACGACATCCGGAGCAGGGCCCCCGAGGGAGCGTACGTCACACTCATCGGGGACCCGCCCGGGCAGCGTCTGTACCGGTCGCTGGGACTCGACGACGTGGCGCCGAGCCTGGGGATGGCGCTGGTGCTCTGACTAGCGGGGCTGGATGTTCCAGGCGTCGATGACGGGACGGCCGTGCTCGTACCCGAGCACGCTGACCGAGGCCGTCGACAGCGCGAGCACCGCGCCGTCCTGCGGCGCGAGCCGGATCCAGGCGGCGCCGATCGCCCGCAGCACGTGGCCGTGGGCGACGAACACCGCGTCCTGCCCGTCGGCGAGCACCGGACGGGCACGGTCGAGCACCCGCTCGGCCCGGACACGGACCTCGGCCGCGGACTCGCCGGGCGTGTCACCGGCGGGGACACCGTCGGTCCACAGGTCCCACGGTCCGTGGCGCTGCACCTTGATCTGCGGCGTGGTCAGTCCCTCGTACGCGCCGTAGTCCCACTCGTACAGGTCCTCGTCGATGTCCGGGTCGACGCCGATGAGCGCGGCGGTGTCTCGCGCGCGCCGGAGCGGACTGGACAGCGCGAGCGCGAACTCGCGGTCCGCCAGGAAGCGGCCGGCACGCTCGGCCTGCTCGATGCCGGCGTCGGTGAGCGTGATGTCCGTGCGGCCCGTGTGCTGACCGCTCTTGGACCACTCCGTCTCTCCGTGACGGACGAGGACGAGTTCGCCGGGGCGTTCCGAGGTCATGAGTTCCTTCCGAGCAAGAGGCCGAGCGCAGCTGCGCCGACCGAGACGACGAGCATGCCGAGGCCGTTGAGCACGGCGAGCCGGGTCTTGCCGGACTGCAGCAACCGCACGGTCTCGACACTCGCCGTCGAGAACGTCGTGTACCCACCCATCATGCCCGTGCCGAGCACCGCGACCACCGGGAGGGCCAGGATGCCCGCCTCGCCCAGGCCGGTCAGCAGCCCGAGGACGAGGGACCCGCTGACGTTGATGACCATCGTGCCGAGCGGGAAGCCGGTCACCCGCGCCTTCACCACGCCGTCGAGGACGAACCGCAGCGCGGCCCCGGCACCGCCGCCGACCGCGACCAGCAGGAGGTCGAGCGCGCTCATCGTGCACCGCCCCTGCGGCGCGTCCGGGCGGCGAGCGCCAGTCCCCCGACGACCGCGACGAGTCCGAGCACGACGGACAGCAACGCGTACCCGCTGCCGGCACCCCAGCGTCCGTCGGTGAGCAGCCGGGCGGTGTCGTCCGCGAGCGTGCTGTAGGTCGTGAAGCCGCCGAGGACACCCGTGCCCACGAACAGCCGGACGGTCTGCCGGCGGCCCTCGTCCGGACCGCGCCGGGCCAGGTGCTCGAGGAGCAGCCCCAGGCAGAAGGCCCCGACCACGTTGATCCCCAGGATCGTCCAGCTGACGCCGTCGACGGCGGAGGCGGCCTCGGCCAGGACAGCACGGACGGCGGTCCCGATGGCGCCGCCCAGGGCGACGAGTCCGATCAGGTGCCAGCGGAGATGGGATGGTCGTGCGGCGTTCACATGACGATCTTGGCCCGTCCGGAGCCGGACGTCCTACGCTCGGGCGCAGACGGCACCTCGCCGCTCGACCGAAGGGACGACCAATGGCCATCAACGACGACGACATCACGACGGACCCCCAGAGCGCCGGCGAAGGCCCCGCCGACGGCGGCGCGAACCCGAACGGCCACGACGGCGGCGCAGACGGCTCCGCCGACGCCGGCGAAGGCCCCGCCGACGGCGGCGCGAACCCGAACGGCCACGACGGCGGCGCGGACGGCTCCGCGTGAGCCGAGGGCTCGAGACGGTGGGGACGGCGAGCGCCCTCCAGCGGTGCGTCGCCGTCCCGGCCGACGACTTCGCCAGCGACTACTGGGGTCGTCGCGCGCTCCTGAGCAGCGCGGACGACCTCGGCTCGACGTACGACGACCTGTTCTCCACCGCGGCGGCCGACGAGCTGCTCTCGGTCCGCGGTCTCCGGACGCCGTTCATCCGGATGGCGAAGGAGGGCTCGGTCCTGTCGCCGCAGGCGTTCACCGCGCCCGGTGGGTACGGCGCCGAAGTCGGTGACCAGGTCAGCTCCGAGAAGGTGCTGGCGGAGTTCGCCGCCGGGTCGACGATCGTGCTGCAGGGTCTGCACCGCACGTGGCCACCCCTGCAGGAGTTCACCCGCCGGCTGGTCGCGGAACTCGGGCACCCGGCCCAGGTCAACGCGTACATCACCCCGGCGTCCTCGCGCGGCTTCGACCCGCACTACGACGTGCACGACGTGTTCGTGCTGCAGATCGCCGGCGAGAAGCGCTGGGTCATCCACGAGCCCGTCCACGAACTGCCCTTCGCCGACGAGCCCTGGAGCGACCGGCGCGACGCGGTCGCCGCACGGGCTTCCGGCACCCCGGCGATCGACACCGTGCTGCGCCCGGGCGACGCGCTCTACCTGCCGCGCGGGTACCTGCACTCGGCGACCGCGCTCGGCGGCACCACCATCCACCTGACGATCGGGATGCCCGCCGTCACCCGGTCGGACCTGGCGCGGGTCCTCGTCGAACGGGCGCTCCGCTCCGACGCCCTGCGCGCGTCGCTGCCCCTCGGCGTCGACCTCGCTGACCCGGAGCAGATCGCGGCCGAGGTCCGGGCGGCCGCGGAGGACCTGGTCGCCGCGCTGACGACGACGGACGACCAGTCCGCCGCCGTCGCTGCCACCGTCGGAACGCGGTTCCGACGCTCCACGCGGCCCGAGCCCGTGCGGCCGCTGCACACGATCGAGTTCTCGGCAGCGCTGACCGGTGCCGACACGGTGCGCTGGCGTGACGGCCTGCCGACGGACGTCCGCATCGAGGGCACCCGGGTGGCGGTCGTCCTGCCGTCGGGGACCGTCCGGCTCCCCGCCGTCTGTTCCGAGGCGCTGCACGCGCTGACGGACGGCGACGGCCACCGTGTCGGCGCGCTGCCGGGGCTCGACGAGGACGACGCGGTCGTCGTCGTGCGACGGCTCCTGCGGGAAGGCGTGCTGGTACCCGCCTCGTGACCGAGTGGCGCCGCACCGGCCCGTCCGACCCCGGACGCCCCCGCTCCGGGGGCGGGCCGGCGTGCAGCGCGGGGTCACGGCTGCGCGACGAGGACGTGTCCGCGACGGCGTCGCCCGGCAGACGGTGGTTGCTCGTCGAGGTCGCCGGTGCCTGGGGCTGGAACGTGTGGACGGAGTCCCCCGTGCTCGACCCCGAGGTCGGCGCGGCGCTGGCGCGTCGGGTGCAGCACGCCGGCATGCGGATCCTGGCGGTGCGGCGACCCGGTCGGTCGCGCGGTTCAGGCCGGTGGCGGTGGGCCGTGGTCGATGCCGAACGCGCGACGACGCGGTGGGGCGAGGTCTCCGACCCGCGGCAGCTCCTGACCCTGCCGCTCGACGGCAGCACGGGGACCCCCTCGGACCAGGCCCTCTTCGCGGTCTGCGCGCACGGTCGACACGACGAGTGCTGCGCGGTCCGGGGTCGGTCCGTCGCCGAGCGCCTGTCCGGGGCCTACCCGGACGAGACGTGGGAGTGCTCGCACCTGGGCGGCGACCGCTTCGCCGCCACCATGATGCTCTTCCCGCACGCGGTCAACCACGGACGGGTCGACGAGCACGACCCCGTCGCGATCGCCGACGAGTACCTGCACGGCCGGATCGCACAGCAGGGCTTCCGCGGGCGAGCGACCCTGTCGCACGTCGAGCAGGCCGCCGTCGCCGCGGCGGTGCAGCACACCGGAGACACCCGACTCGAGGCGTTCCGACCGGTGGCGGCGACCGAGCTCACGACCGAGCCGGGCGGGTGGTCGGTCGATCTCTCGGCGCGGACCGACACGGCGGCGGAACCGCAGACGGACGCCGGCACCAGGACCATCCGGGTCCGGCTCGAGCACGTCCTGACCGGTCCGACGTTCACCACGTGCCGGGCGACGGTCGCGGTGGAGATCCCCCGGTTCGTCGTCCGGGACCTCACCGTGCTCGGCTGACGCGGGAGCGATGACAGCGCCCGCGGACGCCCGCGCCGACGACGCCGAGACGCCCGCGCGGACGACACCGAGGGACGACCGCACCGACGGATGCCCGCGCCGATGGATGCCCGCGCCGACAACGACAGAACTCCCGCCGGACGATGTCCGACGGGAGTTCTCGTGGTGACCCCAGCGGGATTCGAACCCGCGTTACCGCCGTGAGAGGGCAGCGTACTAGGCCGCTATACGATGGGGCCGCGGCAAGCATGTTGTCGGAATCGGAGGGTAGCCACCGTGGTGACCCCAGCGGGATTCGAACCCGCGTTACCGCCGTGAGAGGGCGACGTACTAGGCCTCTGTACGATGGGGCCGTTCCGACAACTCGACAAGTATGGCACAAGCCCCGCACGGTGCCAAAACGAGGCGTGTCGACCGGGTGCGCCGTCGGACGGACCGTCAGACGGTCATGGACTCCCCCGGCCGCAGCACGACGAGTTCCCCGGCGGGTTCGACGGCCTGCCGCAACCGGTCGACGTGCATCTCCAGGCCCACCTCGGACAGCGTGGCCTCGTGCACGGGGTAGGCGCGGCCCGGCGCGACCGCGGCGACGTAGTCCATCATCTCGGCCACCTTGAGCCACGGGGCACCGACCGGAGCGGCCAGCACCTCGACGGGGACACCCGGCACCGTCCAGCTGTCGCCGGGGTAGAACAGCCGCCCGTTGACCAGGACCCCGGTGTTGTCCACCACCGGGACGGACGAGTGGATGACGTTGTGCCGGGTGCCGTGGAACGTCAGGTCGAACGGCCCGACCGCGCGTCGCGCACCGTCCGAGACGACGTCCACGTGCACCGCAGCTCCGGCGAGCGCCCGTGCGACCCCGGCCGGACCGAACACCAGGGCGCCCGGGTTGGCCAGCAGGATCCGCTCCAGCTGCTCGGTCGTGACGTGGTCCGGGTGCTCGTGCGTGACGACGACCGCCACGACGCCGTCGACGTCGACCGGCCGGGTGAACCCGCCGGGATCGAGCACCAGTCGTGCACCGCGCTCCTCGACGACCTGGCACGCGTGTTCGAGCTTCGTCACCTGCATGCGGCTGAGCGTACGCGGCGCCGCCCCGCCCCGACCCGCCTGCCACCTACCGCGGCGCCGCCGTGGTCGCCCGCACCAGGAGCGTCGCCGGCGCCGGGGGCACTGGTACCGGCGCGTGGCCGTCGACCTCCGCGAGCACCGCCAGCGCCGCCGTCCGTCCCTGTGCCTCAGGGTCCTGCACGACGGTCGTCAGGCCCACGACCTCGCCGTACTCGTGCCCGTCGATCCCGATGACGGACAGCTCCCCGGGGACGTGCACGCCGAGCCGAGCGGCCGCCACCAGCACGCCCAGCGCCATCTCGTCGGAGGCACAGAACACGGCGGTGGGCCGGTGCGGACGGGGCACCGCCAGCAGTGCCGACCCGGCAGCGCAGCCACCGGCGAACGAGAACCGTCCGTCCACGAGCCACCCTGGCGGCACTGAGCAGCCCGCGGCGTGCATCGTCGCCAGGAACCCGTCCCGGCGCAGGTACGGCACGGCGACGTTCATCCCGGACTCGTCCTGACCGCCGACGTACGCGATCCGCCGGTGGCCGAGCCCGAGCAGGTGCCCGACAGCCAGACCGGCGACCCGCAGGTCGTCGACACCCACGTTGCGCAGCCCCGGTGCCGGTCCGCCGATGACGATCATCGGGTGGTTGCTGCCCTGCAGTTCGTCCCGCTCGGTCTCGTCGAGCACGAGCGACAGCAGCACGAGCGCGTCGACCCGGTGGCGCAGCATCGACCGCCGGAACGCCCGGTCCCGGTCCCCCAGCGGCCCGCCCAGGTTGTACAGCACCAGGTCGTGGCCCGCCCGACGCAGTTCGGCGTCGATCCCGCCGAGGGCCCTGACGTAGAACCAGCGGTCGATGACCGGCAGGACCACCCCGACGGCGCGCTGTCGGCCGGTGGCCAGGCCGGCCGCCGCCGAGCTCGGCACGTACCCGAGTTCGGCAGCGACCCGCTGCACCTGGTCGATGGTCGCGTCGGCGACCGACGGCAGGCCGCGCAACGCCCGGGACACGGTCGCCTTGGACAGGCCGGTGACGGTCGCGATCTCCTGGATCCCCACCGGACGACCCGCCCGACCGTCAGCGGTGCGCGCGGCGGTCGTCGACGCCGGCGGACGCGGTCCTCCGGAGCACGCGCACCCGCCACCGGTGGAGGACGACCACCGCCAGCACGCAGGCCAGCAGCGTCAGCGCCCACCCGAGCGCCGGACGCCCCGTGAGCTCGCAGAACACCGTCACGAGCAGGAACGCGACGCCGAAGAACCCGACGAAGCCCATGGCCTCCTCGATCGGTGCGACCGGGGTCCGAGGAGCACGCAGCGCCATCGCCCGTCAGCCCTTCACGCCGCCGGCGGTCAGGCCGGCCACGATGCGTCGCTGGAACACGAGCACCAGGATCACGAGCGGGATCGTGACGATCGTCCCCGCGGCCATCACCGCGGTGTACGGCTCCTGGTGCGGCTGGGTGCCGGCGAACGACGCGATCGCGACGGTCACCGGCTGGGTGGCGTCCGACGACAGCTGCGACGAGATGAGGTACTCGTTCCAGCTCGAGATGAACGCCAGGATCGCCGTGGTGAACACGGCCGGCGCGGCCAGCGGCAGGATGATCCGCCGGAACGCCTCCACGCGCGTGCACCCGTCGATGCGCGCCGCCTCTTCCAGGTCCCACGGCATCTCGCGGAAGAAGCTCGCGAGCGTGTAGACGGTGAGCGGCAGCACGAACGAGATGCTCGGCAGGATCAGCGCCTGGTAGCTGCCCATCCACCCGATGTCCGTGAAGAGCTGGAACAGCGGCGAGATGAGGGCGACGCCCGGGAACATCGACGCGGCCAGGATCGCGCCGGCGATGAGCGACTTGCCCTTGAACTCGAGCCGGGCCAGCGCGTAGGCGGCGCTCGTGCCGACGAGCAGCGCGATGATCGTCACGACACCGCCGATGAGCAGGCTGTTGAGCAGCGCCCGCCCCAGGTGGTTGCCCAGCGCGGTGGAGAACGCCGTCGTGTAGTTGTCGAGCGTCACGTGCGTCGGCCACGGGGTGGCGTCGAACGTGAAGCCGACGTCCCGGAAGCTCGTCACGACCATCCAGTAGAACGGCAGCAGGCACCAGACCGCGATGACGACGGCCTGCACGGCGGTGCGGACGCGGGGGCCGGTGTCGCGCTTGACGCGGACGTCAGCGCGGTCGATCGACCGCTCGCGGGTGCGGGTCGTGGACCGTGGCCGGTCGGCTGCGAGGGTCACTTGAGTTCACCCTTCTGCTGTGCTGCCTGCGTCTGCACGACGTTCGCCCCGAGGAAGCGGACGAACAGGAAGGCGACGATGAAGATGACCAGGAACGTGATGGTCGACAGGGCGGACGCCGAGTTGAACCCCTGCCGGATCTGGTCCACGACCAGGATGGACAGCGTGGTCGTGGCGTTGCCGGAACCACCGCCGCCGCCGGTGAGGATCGCGGGGAGGTCGTACATGCGCAGCGCGTCGAGCACGCGGAACAGGACCGCGACCATGAGCGCGGGCTTCAGCAGCGGCAGGGTGATCAGCCAGAAGCGCTGCAGGGTGGACGCGCCGTCCATCTTGCCGGCCTCGTAGACGTCCTCGGGGATCAGCTGCAGCCCCGCCAGGATCAGCAGCGCCATGAACGGGGTGGTCTTCCAGGTGTCGGCGATGATGACCGCCCACCGGGACGCCCACTCGCCGCTGGTCCACAGGATCTGGTGCCCGATGACGTGGTTGAGCACGCCGTTCGCGTCGAAGATGAAGTACCAGAGCTTGGCGGTGACGGCGGTGGGGATGGCCCACGGCACCAGGATCGCGGCGCGGACCAGAGCACGGCCCCGGAAGTTCCGGTTCATGATGATCGCCATCCACACGCCGATCACCGTCTCGAAGGCGACGGTGACGATGGTGAAGAAGACCGTGTTGCCCATCGACACCCAGAACTGCGAGCCGAGGCTGCCAGGCGGGCAGGTGACGTTGCCGCACTGCTGGCCGAGCCAGTGCGCGTAGTTCGTGACGCCCGCGAAGCCGCCCTGCACGAACAGGCCCGTCGCCTTGTCGAGCCCCTGGTCGAGCTGGAAGGACTGGATGACGGCGCTGACGACGGGGTAGCCGATGACGATCGCCAGCAGGACGATCGTCGGGCCGATCAGGTACACGGCCCACCGGCCGTGCTCGGCGTTGAGTCCGCCGCGGCGTCGCTTCTGCGGTTCGAGCCCACTGGGGTTCGGGATCGCTGCGGGGATCTCTGTTGCTGCTGACACGGACGGCCTCCTTGCCGGTGTCGGGACACGAGTGGGGCCGGACGGGAGGCTCGTGGCGGGGCCGCCACGAGCCTCCCGTCCGATGCGGCGTGAGCCGCGTCGACCAGGGTCGCTAGTTGCTGCTGCTGGTCGCCGACTTCAGGGCGGCTTCCATGTCCTTCATGGCCTCGTCGACGCTCTTGGAGCCCTTGAGCGCGGCGTAGGAGTTGTCCTGGATCGCCTTGGTCACGGCCGGGTAGAACGGCGTGACCGGTCGGGGCTCCGCACTCTGGATCGACTTGAGCAGGGTGGGCAGGTACGGCAGCTTGCTCGTCAGGTCGCTGTCCGTGTAGAGGTCGCCGACGACCGGCGCGAGCGAGCCCTGCGTCGCGAAGAACTTCTGCGTCTCGTTCGACTCCAGGAACTCGAGGAAGTCGTGCGCGGTCGCCTTGTGCTTCGAGTAGACGCTGATCGCCGCGTTGTGCCCGCCGAGCGTGGACGCACCGACGCCGTCGGCGCCGGGGATCGGGGCGATGCCGAAGGTGTCCTTGACCTTCGACGCGCCGTCGGTCTTCGCCAGGCTGTAGACGTACGGCCAGTTGCGGAGGAACAGCAGCTTGCCGTCCTCGAACGCGGTGCGGCCCTGCTCCTCCTGGTAGGTGATCGCCTCGGCCGGGATGTTGCCGTCCTTGAACGCGTCGACCAGGTTCTGCAGGCCCGCCTTCGCCTTCGACGTGTCGACGTCCGGCGCGCCGCCCTTCGTCAGGATCGAGCCACCGGAGCCGTTGACGGCCTCGGAGGCGTTCACGGTCAGGCCCTCGTACTTGGCGAACTGGCCGGCGTAGCAGCCGATGCCGTTGTCCTTCGCGATCTGGCAGTCGTCCATCATCGCCGACCACGTGGTCGGCGGGGTCTTGACGAGGTCCTTGCGGTAGTAGAGCAGCGCGCCGTCGGAGGTCTGCGGCGCCGCGTAGAGCGTGTTGTTGTACGTGGCCGTCTTGACCGTCGAGGGCAGCAGCTTCGACGTGTCGATCGCCATGTCGCCGGTGAGCGGCACGAGCCAGCTCTTGGCGGCGAACTCGGCGGTCCACACCACGTCGACGTCGACCACGTCGTAGCCGTCGTCCTTCGCCTGGAAGTGCTGGACGAGGTCGTCGTGCTGCTGGTCGGCCTGGTCGGACTGCTCCTTGAACGTGACCTTCTCGGACCCGTGCGCCTTGTTCCACTTGGCGATCAGCGGTCGGACGACGTTCGAGTTGTCCTTGCCCTGGACGTACGTGATCGGGCCGCGGCTGTCCTGCCCGGACTTCGCGGCGTCGGAACCGGAGCCGCCACCGGAGCAGCCGGCGAGGGCGAGGCCGAGCACGGCGATCCCCGCCACGGATGCGAGTCGCACCTTCGCGCGTGTGTTGTCCACAGTGATTGTCTCCTCATCGAGATCACCAGGAGTCGCCGGCCGACGTGCGGTCGGCGCTCCCTGGAGCAGGCGACGCTGCCTGCTGGGAGGTGAAGCTACGCCCGGGTCCGGGTCGGCGCAACCGGTTGCATCGGGTCCGTGACCTGAGCGTGACCTTCGGACTTCCGGTGACTTCCTGGGTGAGCGCTCACCCGTCATCACCGGGGACGCCCCCGCTCCGCAGCGGCAACTGCGGTGTCCCGCATGATCCCCGCCACGGTGCCGGTGCCGCATTGTGGGGCGTCGGAGCCGACCGTAGCGTCCCCGACATGGCCTCCCTCTCCGCCGTCAACGTCCCCGGACCCCGACGCGTCATCGGCGTCAACCTCGACGGTCCGCTGCCCGAGCTCGTCGCCGACGAGACCGGTTCGTCCGCGCTCGTCATCGGCTACCGCGACGGCTACCCGGTCACCACGCTCGACGTCATCCTCACCGACGACCCCGCGGACGCCACCCGAGCGCTCGCGCCCCTGGTCGACACGATGGTCGAGGCCGGCGCGTTCGACGACCACGCCCCGGTGTCCGACGACGACCTGCCGACGATCTCCGTCGTGGTGTCCACCGTGGTGGACCGCGTCGAGGACCTCGGCAAGCTCCTCGACGTCCTCGAGCACCTCGACTACCCGCGGCACGAGGTCGTCCTCGTCGACAACCGCGTCCGCGTCCCCGACATCGACGCCCTCCCGGCACTGCTCGAGGGCCGCGACGTCCGCCTGGTCACCGAGCGGCGCCCCGGGCTCTCGGCCGGGCGCAACGCCGGTGTCGCAGCGGCGACCGGCGAGGTCATCGCGTTCACCGACGACGACGTCCGCGTCGACCCGCAGTGGCTCCGCGCGATCGGCGAGCGGTTCGTCCGCGAACCGGGGCTGGACGCCGTGACGGGCGTGATCCTGCCCGTCGAGCTCACCACGCCCGCACAGATCTGGTACGAGGCGTACTACGGCGGCTTCAGCGCCGAGCGGACCTTCTCGCCGGTGACGATCGTCCCGGACGACGTGCAGGGTGCGATGCGCCACGCCCGTGTCTCGGCGGTGCGTCCCGACGGCACGGTGCGCAAGCACTTCGCGGTCTACGGCATCGGCGCGTACGGCGCGGGCGCGAACATGGCGTACCGGCGCTCGCTCATCGAGACCGTCGGCGGCTTCGACACCACGCTCGGCGCCGGCTCCCCCGCACGCGGCGGCGAGGACCTTGCGATGTTCATCGAGACGCTCTGGCGGGGCGGACGCATCGGGTTCGAACCGCACGCGGTCGTGCACCACCGGCACCGCCAGACGATCGAGGACCTGCACAAGCAGCTGCACGGCAACGGCGTCGGGTTCACCGCGCTGATGTGCGCGCTCGCCGCCAAGGACCGACGGCACCTGACCGTCCTGGCCCGGCTCATGCCGCTCGCTGCGAAGGTCAAGGCGAAGCAGATGGCATCGCGCCTGGCGGGTCGTCGTGACGCGGCGACCGAGACGACGACCGACGCATCCCAGACGAGTCTCCCCCGGTCGCTGGCGTACCACGAGCTCCGCGGCTTCCCGGCCGGGCCGGCGGCCTGGTTCCGCAGCCGTCGGCGCTGGCGCGACGTCGAGGCCGGGCGCTTCCGCGGGTAGCGCGGACGCCCCTGAGCGTGCGGGGCGGCAACGGTGCCGCCCCGCACCACGAAACGGACACAGCACCACGGGATCCCGTGGTGCTGTGTCCGTTTCGTGGTCCCGTGGGGGCACGGAGCGCGCCGGGCGCAGCGCGTTGAGCGCATCGCGCCGAGCGCCGCGCGGCCTACGCGCGGGAGCGCAGGCGCCCGAGCACGTAGCGCCACGGCCCGCCGAGCGCGGCGACGAGCTCGACGCGCTTCAGCCCGGCCGTCGCCGCGCGGAACTCGTCATCGACGGGCCACCCCGCCGCGGCGGACACCGCCGTCGAGACCTGGTCGGCGTTCCCCTGCCCGAGTGCCCCGAGCTGGCGGAGCGCACCGACGGCCCGACGGAGCACCGCCACGGCGGTCCGCGGCCGGGTCATGAGCTTCGCGACCCACGCGCCGAGCCCGGTGCCGTACCCGAGTGCCTGGGCACGCAGGGCCTCGCGGTCGGAGCGGTGCCGGTGCCACACGAACGCCGACGGCTCGACGGCCAGCCCGCCTCCGGAGAGCAGCACCCGCGTGAACAGGTCGGGGTCCTCGCCGGCGCGCGACGGCGTCCCCGGCCCGAGTGCGACGTCGAAGCCGCCGAGGGCGAGGGCCGCGGTGCGTCGGAGCGACATGTTCGCGCCGGTGCCGAACGCGCCGACCGAGAACGGGAAGAGCGGCAGGTCCG
This genomic interval carries:
- a CDS encoding MFS transporter, with the translated sequence MSADHRKPAEPDQAPAVDHHAAHHVAATATPSPPEHPTSPPPSDDQPDPNRWKALVICLLGGGIVLLDVSIVNVALQSISAGLPGATPEAVQWILSGYALSFGLLLVPGGRLGDASGRRRMFVIGVGLFTVASALCGFAPNGLVLVIARLVQGLAGGLLTPQVTALIQQLFRGKERGTAFGLFGATVGIATAIGPLIGGLLITAFGTENGWRFVFFVNLPVGLVTILLAFRYLPAAAKAARGKRHDFDPVGIALLGAAVVALLLPFVQSEVWKSGTKWWLIVVAVVLAVAFVLWERRYSRTKEPVVDLGLFRRRSFSLGVGLATLYFAGFTPLFFVLTLTLQSGLHYSALLAGATSVPFAVGSGIASTIGGRIVHRFGRQLIVIGTILVLIGLGAVVWVVSNHYGPDLGWWLIAPLLVAGIGSGLTISPNQTLTLSEVPVEQGGSAGGLIQVGARVGSAIGIAAVGSVFYAALASSDGDHTTGLPLGLGVSLAFVGAALVAGLVDVLVGRAHGTQATV
- a CDS encoding GNAT family N-acetyltransferase, with protein sequence MTDPYRLVPTAPPLDDYLRLRTDSGLSPRNAGQGAGAITGSWSFCHVVDAVGRPVAMGRTIGDGGWYFHIADIATDPAHQRRGLGRQVVTWLLDDIRSRAPEGAYVTLIGDPPGQRLYRSLGLDDVAPSLGMALVL
- a CDS encoding histidine phosphatase family protein; protein product: MTSERPGELVLVRHGETEWSKSGQHTGRTDITLTDAGIEQAERAGRFLADREFALALSSPLRRARDTAALIGVDPDIDEDLYEWDYGAYEGLTTPQIKVQRHGPWDLWTDGVPAGDTPGESAAEVRVRAERVLDRARPVLADGQDAVFVAHGHVLRAIGAAWIRLAPQDGAVLALSTASVSVLGYEHGRPVIDAWNIQPR
- the crcB gene encoding fluoride efflux transporter CrcB, producing the protein MSALDLLLVAVGGGAGAALRFVLDGVVKARVTGFPLGTMVINVSGSLVLGLLTGLGEAGILALPVVAVLGTGMMGGYTTFSTASVETVRLLQSGKTRLAVLNGLGMLVVSVGAAALGLLLGRNS
- a CDS encoding CrcB family protein yields the protein MNAARPSHLRWHLIGLVALGGAIGTAVRAVLAEAASAVDGVSWTILGINVVGAFCLGLLLEHLARRGPDEGRRQTVRLFVGTGVLGGFTTYSTLADDTARLLTDGRWGAGSGYALLSVVLGLVAVVGGLALAARTRRRGGAR
- a CDS encoding cupin domain-containing protein yields the protein MSRGLETVGTASALQRCVAVPADDFASDYWGRRALLSSADDLGSTYDDLFSTAAADELLSVRGLRTPFIRMAKEGSVLSPQAFTAPGGYGAEVGDQVSSEKVLAEFAAGSTIVLQGLHRTWPPLQEFTRRLVAELGHPAQVNAYITPASSRGFDPHYDVHDVFVLQIAGEKRWVIHEPVHELPFADEPWSDRRDAVAARASGTPAIDTVLRPGDALYLPRGYLHSATALGGTTIHLTIGMPAVTRSDLARVLVERALRSDALRASLPLGVDLADPEQIAAEVRAAAEDLVAALTTTDDQSAAVAATVGTRFRRSTRPEPVRPLHTIEFSAALTGADTVRWRDGLPTDVRIEGTRVAVVLPSGTVRLPAVCSEALHALTDGDGHRVGALPGLDEDDAVVVVRRLLREGVLVPAS
- a CDS encoding sucrase ferredoxin; its protein translation is MTEWRRTGPSDPGRPRSGGGPACSAGSRLRDEDVSATASPGRRWLLVEVAGAWGWNVWTESPVLDPEVGAALARRVQHAGMRILAVRRPGRSRGSGRWRWAVVDAERATTRWGEVSDPRQLLTLPLDGSTGTPSDQALFAVCAHGRHDECCAVRGRSVAERLSGAYPDETWECSHLGGDRFAATMMLFPHAVNHGRVDEHDPVAIADEYLHGRIAQQGFRGRATLSHVEQAAVAAAVQHTGDTRLEAFRPVAATELTTEPGGWSVDLSARTDTAAEPQTDAGTRTIRVRLEHVLTGPTFTTCRATVAVEIPRFVVRDLTVLG
- a CDS encoding MBL fold metallo-hydrolase; this translates as MQVTKLEHACQVVEERGARLVLDPGGFTRPVDVDGVVAVVVTHEHPDHVTTEQLERILLANPGALVFGPAGVARALAGAAVHVDVVSDGARRAVGPFDLTFHGTRHNVIHSSVPVVDNTGVLVNGRLFYPGDSWTVPGVPVEVLAAPVGAPWLKVAEMMDYVAAVAPGRAYPVHEATLSEVGLEMHVDRLRQAVEPAGELVVLRPGESMTV